A section of the Paenibacillus odorifer genome encodes:
- a CDS encoding family 43 glycosylhydrolase, with translation MKVNFRQKCLVALSVLLILPMGKVTLAVSDHNDFYNVVMQDGADPWVYKHTDGFYYFTKTTGGNVTLWKSAQLTTIDAAPTKVVNTGGSGIWAPELHYINGAWYIYYAMDDGDNVNHRMYVMENTAADPMQGTWQYKGQITDSSNKWAIDGTVLQVNGELYFIWSGWEGNVNVRQNLYIAHMSNPWTIDSERVEISRPTYSWETIHSPNVNEGPQVIINGEVISLVYSASGSWTNDYCLGLITADISSDLLNPASWNKRNQPIFSSGNGLYGPGHHSFTKSPDGQEDWIMYHVAKYNNAGWNREVRMQKFSWNADHTPNLGIPVDPNLPITLPSGENMHTRYEAEKGTFGGDAYASSSPKGSGGLKAGHIDTPDSYVEFSVDAAAAGEYILLARTANGTAGGNWSNFQLSVNAGPSGPFYITNKGWENWGLSTARIQLKAGMNKLRFTKGEGYGEIDFIDIKPL, from the coding sequence ATGAAAGTGAATTTCCGGCAAAAATGTCTGGTAGCCTTAAGTGTTCTTCTTATTCTTCCAATGGGGAAGGTGACCTTAGCTGTCTCTGATCATAATGACTTTTACAACGTGGTTATGCAGGACGGGGCGGACCCATGGGTGTATAAACATACAGATGGCTTCTATTATTTCACCAAAACAACAGGTGGCAATGTTACTCTCTGGAAGTCAGCCCAGTTGACCACTATTGATGCAGCGCCTACTAAAGTTGTCAACACGGGCGGTAGCGGCATCTGGGCGCCTGAGCTACATTATATAAACGGAGCTTGGTATATCTACTATGCGATGGACGACGGAGATAACGTAAACCACCGCATGTATGTAATGGAGAACACAGCGGCAGACCCGATGCAGGGAACTTGGCAGTACAAAGGCCAGATCACAGATTCAAGCAATAAGTGGGCTATAGACGGTACTGTGCTGCAAGTGAACGGCGAGCTGTATTTTATCTGGTCCGGCTGGGAGGGGAATGTTAATGTGCGGCAGAATCTCTATATCGCGCATATGAGTAATCCCTGGACCATTGATTCCGAACGCGTAGAGATTTCAAGACCAACGTATAGCTGGGAAACGATTCATTCCCCAAATGTGAATGAAGGACCGCAGGTGATTATAAATGGAGAAGTCATTAGTTTGGTCTACTCGGCAAGTGGAAGCTGGACCAATGATTATTGTCTGGGACTGATCACCGCAGACATCTCCAGTGATCTGTTGAATCCGGCATCATGGAATAAACGCAATCAGCCTATCTTTTCCTCAGGCAATGGACTTTACGGACCTGGACACCATTCGTTTACTAAGTCTCCTGACGGCCAAGAGGATTGGATCATGTACCATGTCGCCAAATACAACAACGCTGGCTGGAACCGCGAGGTACGGATGCAGAAATTCAGCTGGAATGCTGATCATACACCTAATCTGGGCATTCCCGTTGACCCTAATCTTCCTATAACTTTGCCTTCAGGTGAAAACATGCATACCCGCTACGAAGCGGAAAAAGGGACATTTGGCGGCGATGCCTATGCCTCTTCGAGTCCCAAGGGCTCGGGTGGGCTTAAGGCGGGTCATATTGATACACCGGACAGTTACGTAGAATTTTCGGTTGATGCGGCAGCCGCAGGCGAGTATATTCTTTTGGCTCGAACGGCGAATGGAACGGCTGGCGGGAATTGGTCGAATTTTCAGCTTAGTGTCAATGCAGGACCTTCCGGACCATTCTATATCACCAATAAAGGGTGGGAGAATTGGGGGCTGTCCACAGCCCGGATTCAACTGAAAGCAGGCATGAACAAGCTTCGTTTTACCAAAGGCGAAGGTTACGGAGAAATTGATTTCATTGATATTAAGCCATTGTGA
- a CDS encoding ArsR/SmtB family transcription factor: MLELSLNDPEKLVTVTHALSTRSRVDILRLLNSKNLNIIEIAERLKLPVSTVASNIKVLEAAELIHTELLPASRGAMKVCSRNYDDLHIALNLKEPMPKGLTHVYEVEMPIGHYSDCEVSPTCGMANSEGLIIKEDEPSSFYHPKHVNAQLIWLRKGFLEYLLPMDIPSGAQIESLELSMEICSEAPNYDQNWPSNISVWVNGSEIGMWTSPGDFGDRRGKLNPNWWWDGSTQYGFLKTWRVDHEKTTLDMEKVSNVSLNDLLINRSPKLRLRIGINPDAVHQGGLNLFGRQFGDYEQHIMMKVKYTMDQDEVEL; encoded by the coding sequence GTGCTGGAACTTAGCTTAAACGACCCGGAAAAATTAGTCACAGTAACGCATGCTTTATCAACCCGTTCTAGGGTTGATATACTTCGGCTCTTAAACTCCAAAAACTTAAATATTATTGAAATCGCTGAGAGGCTGAAGCTTCCAGTGTCGACGGTAGCAAGCAATATTAAAGTATTAGAAGCAGCAGAGTTAATTCATACAGAATTGCTTCCGGCTTCACGCGGGGCGATGAAAGTTTGCAGCCGGAATTATGATGATCTTCATATTGCCTTGAATTTAAAAGAGCCGATGCCAAAGGGATTAACTCATGTCTATGAAGTAGAGATGCCGATCGGTCATTATAGCGACTGTGAGGTATCTCCTACTTGCGGAATGGCTAATAGCGAGGGTCTTATTATCAAAGAAGATGAACCGTCGAGCTTTTATCACCCTAAACATGTCAACGCTCAGCTGATCTGGCTCCGCAAAGGATTCCTGGAATATTTGCTGCCTATGGATATCCCCTCCGGAGCACAAATTGAATCGCTGGAATTATCCATGGAGATCTGTTCGGAAGCTCCGAATTATGACCAGAACTGGCCTTCGAACATTTCCGTGTGGGTGAATGGATCGGAGATTGGCATGTGGACCAGTCCCGGTGATTTCGGTGACCGGCGGGGCAAGCTGAATCCGAACTGGTGGTGGGATGGATCCACACAATACGGGTTTCTCAAGACCTGGCGTGTTGACCATGAAAAGACGACACTTGATATGGAGAAGGTGTCGAATGTTTCCTTAAATGATCTTCTGATTAACCGGAGCCCCAAATTGCGGCTGCGCATTGGAATCAATCCCGATGCAGTTCATCAAGGCGGACTTAACCTGTTCGGGCGTCAGTTTGGCGATTATGAACAACATATTATGATGAAGGTGAAATATACCATGGACCAGGATGAAGTAGAACTTTAG
- a CDS encoding acyltransferase family protein: MVGENSLETRGETFFLNLRFMLIITVFAGNAIEPLINKMSGIHGLYMWIFSFHMPLFVLVTGYFARKSLAGTTGRKMLLQIGLQYLIFQSLYSALDVSLFHVSNIQHSIFAPYLLLWFLASHACWRLLMLGMSRWSITAKLLFAVTAGVAVGYLQLDGVWFSISRTFVYLPFFIIGYHFSFETFVKLYQKYIKIFAAAASVLLLAIMATWGAGFPFGWLYGNMTYMQLDANVWYAGVYRLGLYGLQIVASLAFLGLVPYGASRMTDWGRRTLYVFLLHGFIVRLAAVSGIYTYIGNAAGAVVLLLTAVLFTVLLAQPSVKRLFHPLVEPSVDWMITLQRAALRRTL, encoded by the coding sequence ATGGTAGGGGAAAACTCGCTGGAAACGCGCGGAGAAACCTTTTTTCTCAACCTGCGTTTTATGCTTATTATCACTGTTTTTGCCGGTAATGCAATTGAACCTCTGATTAACAAAATGAGTGGAATACACGGATTATATATGTGGATTTTCAGCTTTCACATGCCACTATTCGTACTTGTGACCGGCTATTTCGCCAGAAAAAGCCTTGCCGGAACTACCGGCCGCAAAATGCTGCTGCAAATTGGATTGCAATACCTCATTTTTCAAAGCTTATATTCCGCACTCGACGTTTCCCTCTTTCATGTAAGCAACATCCAGCATTCCATTTTCGCACCCTATCTGCTCCTATGGTTTCTGGCCAGTCATGCCTGCTGGCGCCTCCTGATGCTCGGAATGAGCAGATGGTCAATAACCGCTAAGCTCCTCTTCGCTGTAACAGCGGGGGTGGCTGTGGGATATCTCCAGCTGGACGGTGTATGGTTTAGCATCAGCCGTACCTTTGTATATTTGCCTTTTTTCATTATCGGCTATCATTTCTCCTTCGAAACCTTCGTCAAGCTCTATCAGAAATATATCAAAATCTTTGCAGCAGCAGCCTCCGTTCTACTCCTTGCCATCATGGCTACATGGGGAGCAGGATTTCCCTTTGGCTGGTTATATGGCAACATGACCTATATGCAGCTTGATGCCAATGTATGGTATGCAGGCGTATACCGCCTGGGACTGTACGGACTACAAATTGTCGCTTCACTCGCTTTCCTCGGTCTTGTACCTTACGGAGCGAGCCGCATGACCGACTGGGGACGCCGCACGTTGTATGTCTTCCTGCTTCATGGTTTTATCGTTCGTCTGGCTGCCGTTTCTGGGATTTACACCTATATTGGCAATGCTGCTGGGGCAGTAGTCCTGCTGCTCACCGCCGTATTATTCACCGTATTGCTGGCTCAGCCGTCAGTTAAACGGCTCTTTCACCCGCTGGTTGAGCCGTCCGTTGACTGGATGATCACCCTTCAGCGTGCCGCCCTACGCCGCACACTCTGA
- a CDS encoding alpha/beta hydrolase produces the protein MLKRRITKRRVAIFVLIILVVAGLLLWKYLTPYAPAQEAETALISSGGVTVEQNDNWISFEPSITKGASIIFYPGALVKPEAYSPLAKSVAAAGHPFYIAKMPFNLAVTKGDAAEEIIRVHPKQSFVLGGHSLGGVMASRYAIEHTDQLEGVFFLASYPDEKGSLRETTLSVLSVVGTEDQVIDRDSYNKGRSYLPDNTVYSSIVGGNHAQFGSYGPQKGDGEATISEQEQQGRTVSALLDWLGNLR, from the coding sequence ATGTTGAAGAGAAGAATAACTAAGCGTCGCGTCGCTATTTTTGTATTGATTATTTTAGTTGTAGCCGGGTTGCTGTTATGGAAGTATTTAACGCCATATGCACCGGCTCAAGAAGCCGAAACCGCACTGATTTCAAGTGGTGGAGTTACCGTCGAACAGAATGATAATTGGATTTCGTTTGAACCTTCCATTACTAAAGGCGCCTCGATTATATTTTATCCTGGGGCTTTGGTTAAACCGGAAGCTTACTCCCCTCTTGCGAAGAGCGTCGCTGCTGCAGGGCATCCCTTCTACATCGCCAAAATGCCGTTTAATTTAGCCGTAACGAAGGGGGATGCCGCAGAAGAGATTATTCGTGTACATCCGAAGCAATCTTTTGTGCTGGGTGGACATTCACTTGGGGGTGTCATGGCCTCACGTTACGCAATTGAGCATACGGACCAGCTGGAAGGTGTATTTTTCTTAGCCTCTTATCCAGATGAAAAGGGCAGTCTACGAGAGACTACTTTGTCAGTGTTATCGGTTGTGGGTACTGAGGATCAAGTGATTGACAGAGACAGCTACAACAAAGGGCGCTCCTATCTGCCAGATAATACAGTTTATAGTTCAATTGTAGGTGGGAATCATGCGCAATTTGGCAGCTACGGGCCTCAGAAGGGGGACGGCGAAGCCACAATATCCGAGCAAGAGCAGCAGGGTCGCACAGTAAGTGCCCTGTTGGATTGGCTGGGAAATTTGAGGTAG
- a CDS encoding HAD family hydrolase — protein sequence MPVLHINDECVPCSGILFDKDGTLLDLLATWGNWAELVLRGLEDQLAIMGAGFIVERSKVLGTQHDPQGKLIGYDPAGPLTMATEEESYGVLAWQLYAAGVPWNEALTRVKSITKNAMYELRRRRMAQPLAGLHSFLEQCSAASLKLGVVTSDGAKTTGEHLEWLNVAGYFDSVVTRDRVKNGKPAPEMAELACRELGLSPEETIIIGDSNADMQLGKGAGLRLAIGISASGDGEHLIDADVIISGFNELRITY from the coding sequence ATGCCAGTATTACACATTAACGATGAATGCGTTCCCTGCTCTGGAATATTGTTTGATAAAGACGGGACATTACTCGATCTATTAGCCACCTGGGGGAATTGGGCGGAGCTTGTACTGCGCGGACTGGAAGATCAACTAGCGATCATGGGAGCGGGATTTATTGTAGAGCGCAGCAAGGTGCTGGGTACGCAACATGATCCGCAAGGGAAGTTAATAGGGTACGACCCGGCGGGGCCGCTTACTATGGCTACAGAGGAAGAAAGTTACGGTGTACTCGCGTGGCAGCTATATGCAGCAGGAGTTCCTTGGAATGAAGCGCTGACCCGTGTGAAAAGCATAACTAAAAACGCGATGTATGAATTACGCCGACGCCGTATGGCACAGCCTTTAGCGGGACTTCATTCTTTTTTGGAGCAATGCTCTGCGGCATCCCTTAAGCTTGGCGTGGTTACCTCCGACGGGGCAAAGACCACCGGTGAGCATTTGGAATGGCTTAATGTGGCAGGCTATTTTGATTCGGTAGTTACTAGGGACAGGGTAAAAAACGGAAAACCCGCTCCTGAAATGGCTGAATTGGCCTGCCGGGAGCTAGGGCTTTCGCCTGAAGAGACGATTATTATTGGGGACAGTAATGCCGATATGCAATTAGGTAAAGGTGCAGGGCTTCGCCTCGCAATTGGGATTTCCGCCAGTGGTGATGGGGAGCACCTTATAGACGCAGATGTAATCATTTCCGGTTTTAATGAGCTTCGGATCACTTACTGA
- a CDS encoding NAD-dependent protein deacylase, whose translation MDQLQTLASWIKESDNIVFFGGAGTSTESGIPDFRSAAGLYQTQHNSPYPPEVMLSRTFFMSSPDIFFDFYRSKMIHPEARPNGAHQLLAELEQQGKLKAVITQNIDGLHQQAGSRSVLELHGSIHRNYCMDCSRYYGLDQLLEMTEIVPRCPECGGIIKPDVVLYEEELDHSVLMGSVAAIASADMLIIGGTSLTVQPAASLVTYFRGKRTVLLNGDPTPYDDRADLLITDRIGKVMGSVKDLLG comes from the coding sequence ATGGATCAATTGCAGACACTTGCTTCTTGGATCAAAGAAAGTGACAACATCGTTTTTTTCGGAGGGGCGGGTACGTCGACAGAGAGTGGAATTCCCGATTTCCGCTCCGCAGCTGGATTATATCAAACTCAGCACAATTCACCTTATCCACCTGAAGTGATGCTGAGCCGCACTTTTTTCATGTCCTCACCGGACATTTTTTTTGATTTTTACCGCAGTAAAATGATTCATCCAGAGGCCCGTCCGAATGGTGCGCACCAGCTACTAGCGGAATTGGAACAGCAGGGGAAGCTGAAGGCGGTGATTACGCAAAATATTGACGGCCTGCACCAGCAGGCGGGTAGCCGTAGTGTACTTGAGCTGCATGGTTCGATCCATCGCAACTATTGTATGGACTGCTCACGGTATTACGGGCTGGATCAACTGCTGGAAATGACTGAGATCGTTCCTCGCTGCCCGGAATGTGGCGGAATTATCAAGCCGGATGTGGTTTTATATGAAGAAGAATTGGATCATTCCGTGCTTATGGGCTCTGTCGCTGCGATTGCCTCTGCAGATATGCTTATTATTGGCGGAACCTCGCTAACGGTTCAGCCTGCGGCTAGTCTGGTGACTTATTTCCGGGGCAAACGTACGGTGCTGCTGAACGGAGATCCCACACCTTATGATGACCGGGCAGATCTGCTGATTACAGATCGAATTGGAAAAGTAATGGGCAGTGTCAAGGATCTATTAGGCTAG
- the mgrA gene encoding L-glyceraldehyde 3-phosphate reductase yields the protein MVYVADDKRYDNMRYNRCGNSGLKLPAISLGLWQNFGGIDNYENGREMITRAFDLGITHFDLANNYGPPAGSAEELFGKVLANDMFPYRDEIVISTKAGYNMWPGPYGEWGSRKYMLASLDQSLKRLGLDYVDIYYSHRPDPETPLEETMQALDYAVRSGKALYIGLSNYNAEQTAEALSILKSLGTPLLIHQPSYSMLDRWIEGGLQDVLEQSGVGSIAFTPLAEGLLTNKYLNGIPEGSRAAKPSAALNESRITPEVQRRIRALNQLAVSRGQSLAQFALAWTLRGGKVTSALIGASRVDQIEENIAALAKPDFSPEELERIETILKTEL from the coding sequence ATGGTATATGTAGCAGACGATAAACGGTATGACAACATGCGTTATAATCGTTGCGGGAACTCAGGTCTCAAGCTCCCAGCAATCTCATTAGGATTATGGCAGAATTTTGGTGGGATCGATAATTACGAGAACGGCAGAGAAATGATCACTCGTGCTTTTGATCTTGGAATTACCCATTTTGATCTGGCCAACAACTATGGTCCACCAGCTGGTTCAGCAGAAGAGCTGTTCGGTAAAGTTCTCGCCAATGATATGTTTCCTTATCGTGATGAAATAGTGATCTCTACAAAAGCAGGGTATAACATGTGGCCCGGCCCTTATGGCGAATGGGGTTCGCGTAAATATATGCTGGCTAGTCTGGATCAGAGCCTGAAACGGCTAGGCCTAGATTATGTTGATATTTATTACTCTCATCGTCCAGACCCGGAAACACCGCTTGAAGAAACCATGCAGGCGCTGGATTATGCGGTACGTTCTGGCAAAGCTTTATATATAGGACTATCCAACTATAATGCGGAGCAGACGGCTGAAGCCCTCAGCATTCTAAAAAGCCTGGGCACACCGCTCTTAATCCATCAGCCTAGTTATTCTATGCTCGATCGTTGGATTGAGGGCGGCTTACAGGATGTACTGGAACAAAGTGGTGTAGGGAGCATCGCTTTTACACCCCTGGCTGAAGGTTTGTTAACCAACAAATACTTGAATGGTATTCCAGAGGGATCAAGGGCTGCCAAGCCGTCTGCCGCCTTGAATGAGAGCCGGATTACACCGGAGGTGCAGCGGAGGATTCGCGCACTTAATCAGCTTGCAGTTTCGCGAGGACAGAGTCTGGCTCAGTTTGCACTGGCTTGGACACTCCGGGGGGGCAAGGTTACTTCTGCCCTAATTGGAGCAAGCAGAGTGGATCAGATTGAAGAGAATATAGCTGCTTTAGCTAAGCCTGATTTCAGTCCAGAGGAGTTAGAGCGGATTGAAACGATTCTAAAGACAGAACTATAG